From Triticum urartu cultivar G1812 chromosome 2, Tu2.1, whole genome shotgun sequence, a single genomic window includes:
- the LOC125538435 gene encoding aspartic proteinase nepenthesin-1: MGAQVQLRLLLLVATAVVASCATGGLAATSSQLGRLEGLRVALTHVDAHGNYTKLQLLRRAARRSRHRMSRLVARTTGVPMMSSKAVAPALQVPVHAGNGEFLMDMSIGTPAVAYAAIIDTGSDLVWTQCKPCVECFNQSTPVFDPSSSSTYAALPCSSSFCSDLPSSKCASAKCGYTYTYGDSSSTQGVLAAETFTLAKTKLPAVAFGCGDTNEGDGFTQGAGLVGLGRGPLSLVSQLGLKKFSYCLTSLDDTSKSPLLLGSLASISESAAAASSVQTTPLIKNPSQPSFYYVNLKGLTVGSTHIALPSSAFAVQDDGTGGVIVDSGTSITYLELQGYRALKKAFAAQMKLPAADGSGIGLDMCFEAPASGVDQVEVPKLVFHFDGADLDLPAENYMVLDSGSGALCVTVMGSRGLSIIGNFQQQNIQFVYDVGENTLSFAPVQCAKL, from the coding sequence ATGGGGGCGCAGGTGCAGCTACGGTTGCTTCTTTTGGTAGCTACGGCGGTGGTTGCCAGCTGCGCCACCGGCGGCCTCGCCGCGACGTCGTCCCAGCTGGGCCGCCTGGAGGGCCTGCGCGTGGCCCTGACGCATGTCGACGCGCACGGCAACTACACCAAGCTGCAGCTGctgcggcgggcggcgaggcggagcCGCCACCGCATGTCCAGGCTCGTCGCGCGGACCACCGGCGTGCCGATGATGTCGAGCAAGGCCGTCGCGCCGGCCCTGCAGGTGCCGGTGCACGCCGGGAACGGTGAGTTTCTGATGGACATGTCCATCGGAACGCCTGCCGTGGCCTACGCGGCCATCATTGACACCGGCAGCGACCTCGTGTGGACGCAGTGCAAGCCCTGCGTGGAGTGCTTCAACCAGAGCACGCCCGTGTTCGACCCCTCGTCGTCCTCCACCTACGCCGCGCTGCCGTGCTCCAGCTCCTTCTGCAGCGACCTGCCCAGCTCTAAGTGCGCCTCGGCCAAGTGCGGCTACACGTATACCTACGGCGACTCCTCGTCGACGCAGGGCGTGCTGGCCGCCGAGACCTTCACGCTGGCCAAGACGAAGCTCCCGGCGGTCGCCTTCGGCTGCGGCGACACGAACGAGGGCGACGGGTTCACGCAGGGCGCGGGGCTCGTGGGGCTCGGCCGGGGCCCCCTCTCGCTGGTCTCGCAGCTCGGCCTCAAGAAGTTCTCCTACTGCCTCACCTCCCTCGACGACACGAGCAAGAGCCCGCTCCTCCTCGGCTCTCTCGCCAGCATCTCGGAGAGCGCGGCGGCCGCGTCGTCGGTGCAGACCACCCCTCTCATCAAGAACCCGAGCCAGCCGTCCTTCTACTACGTGAACCTCAAGGGCCTGACGGTCGGCTCGACGCACATCGCCCTGCCGAGCTCGGCGTTCGCCGTGCAGGACGACGGCACGGGCGGGGTGATCGTGGACTCCGGCACGTCGATCACGTACCTGGAGCTGCAGGGGTACCGCGCGCTGAAGAAGGCGTTCGCGGCGCAGATGAAGCTGCCGGCGGCGGACGGGTCGGGGATCGGGCTGGACATGTGCTTCGAGGCGCCGGCGAGCGGGGTGGACCAGGTGGAGGTGCCGAAGCTGGTGTTCCACTTCGACGGCGCGGACCTGGACCTGCCGGCGGAGAACTACATGGTGCTGGACTCCGGGTCCGGCGCGCTGTGCGTGACGGTGATGGGGTCGCGGGGCCTGTCCATCATCGGCAACTTCCAGCAGCAGAACATCCAGTTCGTGTACGACGTGGGCGAGAACACCCTCTCCTTCGCGCCCGTGCAGTGCGCCAAATTGTGA
- the LOC125538434 gene encoding uncharacterized protein LOC125538434, producing MDRGEPSLKPEWLVRGVATPTASATCLRPGTSPRAGDQDRGASSRNRSTVRDRERSSQQSSSRRGSGPSVSRRHDRDGTVKSRGYASFGRSNRDRVCEKDSDFHDWESRLGLPDGPLRDGFGSFSSCRPERDRLSRVRPKLDTSTRTAGVSLENGNLSRKDAAGISFEREFPHLSSEDNDGKQDIGRVPSPGISTPLQSIPLVTAPDGWNSVLAEVPGLSEPSNNYVSSGLSHAGSGRQPEVSSCGTALSMAETVMQAPLKVSTTPQLSVDAQKIEERTMRLRPLTPSSNKTSISSLSDKLKIRGARAGDSNGPVKTAPQLSTQPSNSSVRTPVKSEPVKPSQSGSFQVLTREQNGAANTAKDCSSNPVSPVLGQSSSVEPLERSNVNHKLKGVVNGPPLHVQQGLSGERTSIAKSKHKFFELLRSKSLNGSSARIESSSSLVDEQKNPSVDLSLFNSGIKCIETGSSSCEDANSCDGSQRHLSDNEEIKPPSEPHDAFYEGLHEIVADNKDANSSSDPVDAEDEAKASLSIIPTDTTDVSARSDSRYDEALLLSEPIVAGQEESYPTEDEPSPEEMAFLKSLGWKQDEVVPPLKQEEIADCLRHNVRLQQKLEECRG from the exons GTGATCAAGACAGGGGTGCTTCATCAAGAAACCGATCAACAGTTCGTGATCGTGAACGGAGCTCCCAACAGTCCTCTTCACGTAGGGGTTCTGGCCCAAGTGTGTCCAGACGGCATGATCGGGATGGCACAGTGAAGTCAAGAGGCTATGCCAGTTTTGGAAGAAGCAACAGAGACAGGGTGTGTGAAAAGGACTCTGATTTCCATGATTGGGAGAGTAGGTTGGGTCTTCCAGATGGCCCTTTGCGTGATGGCTTTGGGTCCTTTAGCTCTTGCAGACCTGAAAGAGATAGGCTCAGTCGTGTTCGTCCAAAGCTGGACACATCGACTCGGACAGCTGGAGTAAGTTTGGAAAATGGTAATCTATCTAGAAAGGATGCTGCTGGTATCTCCTTTGAGCGAGAATTTCCACACCTTAGTTCTGAGGATAACGATGGGAAGCAAGATATTGGTAGAGTTCCATCTCCTGGAATTAGCACCCCGCTTCAGAGCATACCATTGGTTACTGCACCTGATGGCTGGAACTCGGTGCTAGCAGAAGTTCCTGGACTTAGTGAGCCAAGCAATAACTATGTTTCTTCTGGTTTATCACATGCTGGTTCCGGTAGGCAGCCTGAAGTGTCGAGCTGCGGAACGGCATTAAGCATGGCTGAAACAGTAATGCAAGCACCATTAAAAGTTTCCACCACACCCCAG CTATCTGTTGATGCTCAAAAGATTGAAGAAAGAACTATGAGGCTACGACCTCTGACGCCTTCATCAAACAAAACATCT ATATCAAGTTTGTCGGATAAGTTAAAAATTAGAGGTGCAAGAGCCGGGGATTCTAATGGTCCTGTGAAGACTGCGCCACAACTGTCAACACAGCCTTCTAACAGCTCTGTTCGTACTCCAGTCAAATCTGAGCCTGTAAAGCCATCTCAATCAGGAAGCTTTCAAGTCCTGACCCGCGAGCAGAATGGTGCTGCAAATACTGCCAAAGACTGCTCCAGCAATCCTGTGAGCCCTGTTCTAGGTCAATCTTCTTCAGTGGAACCACTGGAAAGGTCTAATGTCAACCATAAGCTTAAAGGTGTCGTAAACGGCCCCCCTTTGCATGTACAACAAGGTTTATCTGGTGAGAGGACATCAATTGCAAAATCAAAGCATAAATTCTTTGAGTTACTGCGGAGCAAATCTTTAAATGGTTCAAGCGCTCGTATCGAGTCCTCATCTAGCTTGGTTGATGAGCAGAAGAACCCCTCTGTTGATTTGTCCTTGTTCAACAGTGGAATCAAGTGTATTGAAACTGGAAGTAGTTCATGTGAGGATGCAAATTCTTGTGATGGATCTCAGCGACACCTCTCCGACAATGAGGAAATCAAGCCACCTTCAGAGCCTCATGATGCTTTTTATGAGGGGTTGCATGAGATTGTGGCTGACAACAAGGACGCCAACTCTTCATCAGATCCTGTTGATGCTGAAGATGAAGCTAAAGCTAGTCTGTCCATTATACCCACAGATACAACTGATGTTTCAGCGAGGTCAGACTCTAGATATGACGAAGCCCTTTTGTTGTCTGAGCCCATTGTAGCAGGGCAAGAGGAATCGTATCCTACCGAAGACGAACCAAGTCCAGAAGAAATGGCTTTCCTTAAATCTCTTGGCTGGAAACAAGACGAAGTAGTTCCTCCACTGAAACAGGAAGAGATCGCTGATTGT TTAAGGCACAACGTGAGGCTGCAGCAGAAGCTTGAGGAATGCAGGGGCTAA